The genomic segment CAACGACAAGCTGCGGCAGCGGCTGCTTGACGCGGTGCAGGTCGTCGACGACGAGCGAATCCGGCAGGAAGTTGCCGTCTTTGCTGCCCGCATCGACGTTGCCGAGGAACTCGCGCGACTGGCGACCCACCTCGACGAAGTCGAACGGGTCCTCGCGGCCGGCGGAGCGACCGGCAAGCGCCTCGACTTCCTGATGCAGGAACTCAATCGCGAAGCCAATACGCTCGGCTCAAAGTCGCTGGTGGCGGAGGTGTCGCAGACGGCGATCGAGTTCAAGCTGCTGATCGAGCAGATGCGGGAACAGGTGCAGAATCTGGAGTAGGTTTCGACGGGGTTGCCTGAAACCCCCGTGCGGCCGGAGAGGACTTGCGGTCAAGCTGATGGACCAGATTGCAGGCGTCATTGGCGTACTCGCTGCATGCTTTGCCGGGCACAAGATGTTCAGCGTATGGCGCACCAGATCGAGCGGCGATGGCGTACCGTGACACCGCTCCACGCGGAGGTGGAGAAGGCAGGCTGACAGTCCGCCACATGCGGCCGGCGATGCTCCGGCCACTCAACTGCAGCAAGCGTCGCTGCTACCAGCAGCGCCCGTCGCCCGGTCCTTCCTCTTGTATTCCGGCGCTGCGCGGTCCTCGGCAGCCTTGCCGAAAGCCGCAGTGTGGCAGCACAATGCGAGGCGCGCAGATCCGCAGCTTTGCCGGCGTTCGGCCGCGGTTGCTGCGCGTGCATGTGCTTCGCCGAGGACGCGGCCGACGCGGTGGCTGCTTCTCCAGCGGCTTGGAAGCGTGTGCGTGGCCCGTCCGCCGATCTGGAAAACCGAGTGCAATCTGCCGTTCTGCCCGGAAGCGAACCCTTTGCGCTGCCTTTGCAGGAGAGGCTGGCGCGTGCCCTGGCTGGCCGTCCCGCCGGTCGCGCGCCGCGCACACAGCACAGCGACGAGCGCGGCCGGCCCCGCTTCAGCAACCGGCTGTTGCTGGAGAGCAGCCCGTACCTGTTGCAGCATGCGCACAATCCGGTCAACTGGTTTCCCTGGGGCGACGAGGCCTTTGCCGAAGCGGCACGGCTCGCTCGACCGGTATTCCTGGCGATCGGTTATTCGACCTGTCACTGGTGCCATGTGAGGGAAAACGAGTCCTTCGCGGACGCGGAGATCGCCCGCTTCCTGAACACCCATTACGTGGCGGTCAAGGTCGATCGCGAGGAGCGGCCGGACATCGACGCGATCTATATGAGTGCCGTGCAGCAATTGACCGGTTCCGGCGGCTGGCCGATGAGCGTCTGGCCGAATGCCGCACGCGAGCCCTTCTTCGCCGGCAGCTACTTTCCGCCACGCGATGGCGAGCGTGGCGCGAGACTCGGCTTCGTCTCGCTCCTGAACGGCCTGTCGGACATCTTGAGCGATGCCAGCGGTGGTTTCCCTAGCGCAACCGACGCCGATTCGAAAGGCGTCGAGGGGCGTTTTTTCGTCTGGAGCGAGGGCGAGATCCGGCACGAACTCGCTTCCCTGGGCGAGGCGACGAGCACGCGCTTCCTCGAGCATTACGGTGTCCGTCGTGGCGGCACCTGGCAGGGAAGCACCATCCTGCACGTCCCGCAGCCTGACGAGCAGGCCTGGGCAGCGCTCGCCGGCGCCCGTGCGCGGCTGCGCGAGGTACGGGCCAGGCGTGTTCAGCCCCAGCGTGACGAGAAGGTCCTGGCTTCCTGGAATGGCCTGATGATCTCGGCGCTGGCGCAGGCGGGACGGATTCTCGATCACGCGCCCTACGTGCTGGCGGCCGCGCGAGCAGCGGAATTCGCCCTGACCCGGCTGCGTGGCGCGGGTGGGCGACTGCAGCGCTGCTACACGGACGGGCAGGCGCGCCAGAATGCGTTCCTCGACGACCACGTCTTCCTCGTCGCCGGCCTCATCGACCTGTACGAGGCGACGTTCGAGCCGCGCCACCTGCGCGAAGCGCTGCTGCTTGCCGAAGCCACCGAGGACCTGTTCGCCGATCCGGCGGGCGGCTGGTTCATGACCAGCCCACGAGCAGGAAAGCCTGATCGCACGCGAGAAGCCTGCCTACGATGGCGCCGAGCCATCCGGCACATCGGTTGCCCTGATGAACGTGCTGCGCCTGGCCGTCTTCACCGCCGACGAGAATTGGCGGCAGCTTGCCGACCATGCGCTGTCCGCCCATGCGGCGGCACTTGCGGAGCGGCCGTTCAGCATGAGCGAGGCGCTGCTCGCGATCGAGTTCCGCGCCTCCACGGCCCTCGAGATCGTGCTCGTCTGGCCTGATGGTGCCGCCGCCGCTGCGGCCCCCTTGCTCGATGTCGTGCGCCGGAGCCTCCTGCCGGCGCACGTGCTTGCCGGTGGCGCCGAGTCGGTGATCGATTCGCTCGCGGGCAGTGTTCCTTTCGTTCGCGGCAAGCGCGCCCAAGCGGGTCTGCCGACGGCGTATGTCTGCCAGCACGGCCGCTGCGATCTGCCACTCACCGATGCCGCGGCGCTGGCCGCGCTGTTCGGACGGATTGCCTGATCCGGCCATGTCGGCGGTGACACCGGATCGGCCGTCAGTGACCGCGCCGAGAGCCTCGGAAGAGCAACCCGTGCGCTGCTTCTGGTGCCAGCAATCGGCGCTCTTGATCGACTACCACGACCACGAATGGGGCCAGCCGGTGACCGACGACTGCCGGCTGTTCGAGAAGATCTGCCTCGAGGGTTTCCAGTCCGGCCTGAGCTGGTTGACGATACTCAGGAAGCGCGAGTCCTTCCGCCGGGCCTTTGCCGGTTTCGACCCCCGGGTTGTGGCGGCTTTCGGCGAGTCCGAGGTGCAGCGACTGCTGCTCGACGAGACGATCGTTCGCCATCGCGGCAAGATTCTGGCGGCGATCAACAATGCCAGGCGGGCGCTGGCGCTGCAGGAGCGGTTTGGCAGCCTGTCGGCGTACTTCTGGCGCTTCGAGGTCGACGTCGCCGGCAGGCCGCCGGTACCGACCCGCGAATACCTGCAGACGCTCAGTCAGTGCCCGGAGTCGGTGGCGCTTGCCAGAGATCTGCGGCAGAAGGGCTGGACCTTCGTTGGGCCGACCACCGTGTACGCCTTCATGCAGGCGATGGGCCTGGTGAACGATCACCAGAACGATTGTCATGTCGGCCAAGCGCTGCGCGCGTCGCGCCAAGCAAGGCAGCCACCATGCGTGGGGCCCTGAGCGAGGAGAGCCAAGTGGCCCCGCTCCGCACAGGCCTCGACTGCGTCAGATATGGGTGCATGGAGGCCGTACGCGGGGACGAGAAAACCACAACCTGATCGGTTGACCAGACGTGCGTGCCTACGTTACTTGGTGGAGACAGGCGGGATCGAACCGCCGACCTTCTGATTGCGAATCTGAACTTTTAGGCGTTTTTTGACGTTGAAGGGTATGCGCGAACTGTAGTCACAACAAGTTAAAACAATCACTTGCGTAAAACAGGCATTGCTTGATGTTGAACCGGGTTGCTGTAAAATGGCTACATGGTGGCTACACGGAATCGCCCATGTAGCCAAACCCGGAGACGATGACATGAACCGCGAACGCCTGACACCCGACCGCATCCGCCGCTTGACCCTGCCCGAGGGCGCCGGGCAATCCTTCACTTGGGACACCGACGCGCCGCGGCTGGCCGTTCGTGTGACCGCTGGCGCCAAGTCGTTCATCTTTGAATCCAAGCTGAACCGGCAGACGGTCCGCGTGACCATCGGCGACGTTCGGGCATGGACACTCTCGGCAGCCCGCGACGAAGCGCGCCGGCTGCAAACGATGATCGACCAAGGGATGGACCCGCGCCAAGAGAAGCGCGACCGCATCGCCGCCGCCGCTGCCAAGATTGCCGAGGAGGAAGCGAAGAAGGTCGAGTTGGAGCGCATCGCTACGCCAGCAATGGAAGCATGGCAAAAGTACATCGAAGCGCGCCGCGCGAACTGGAGCGCCAGACACCTTCTTGAACACGAAACCGTCGTCAAGGAAGGTGGCGAACTGCGCACCCAAGGCCGCCGGCCCGGCGAGAGTGACAAGACGTTGCCGGGCATCCTGCGCCCGCTGCTGGCACTTCCTCTGGAGCAGATTGACGCTGATTGCGTCCGCGCATGGCTCAAGGACGAGGCGACGCACCGCCCGACCTATGCCCGCCTTTCCTTCGCTCTGCTGCGCGCCTTCCTCAACTGGTGCAGCGACCGCCCCGAGTACCGCGACCAAGTCCGCGCCGACGCCTGCATCACGCGCATGGCAAAGGACGAATTGCCGAAGAAGATTGCCAAGGACGACTGCCTGCAACGCGAGCAGTTGCCGGCATGGTTCGCCGCCGTCCGCCGGATCGGGAATCCGATCATCGCTGCCTATCTCCAGACCGCGCTGCTGACTGGCGCCCGCCGCGAAGAGGTGGCCGGTATCCGCTGGGAAGACGTGGACTTTCAGTGGCGGTCCATGACCATCAAGGACAAGGTCGACGGCGAGCGCACGATCCCGCTGACGCCCTACGTCGCGTCGCTGCTGGCCGCACTACCTCGTCGCAATGAATGGGTGTTCAGCAGCGTCACAGCGGCATCTGGAAGGCTTCAGGAGCCGCGCATTCAGCACAACAAGGCAGTGACCACTGCCGGCCTGCCTGCACTCTCGATCCACGGTCTGCGCCGATCCTTCGGCACGCTGGCGGAATGGGTAGAGTGTCCTGCCGGCGTATCCGCGCAGATCATGGGCCACAAACCGAGCGCGACCGCCGAGAAGCATTACCGCGTGCGTCCGCTCGACTTGCTGCGCATGTGGCACACCAAGATTGAGGGCTGGATTCTGGAACAAGCAGGGATCGGGCAGCCCACGGACGACGCGCGGCCCGGATTCCGCGTGGTCAACGCCGCCTGACGGTACATCAGAAAATAGCAGAAAGGCTATACTATGAGCCAATGGACGGTCAAGGTGTGCGCGCTGGCGGAACCTGAACTGCTGGCCCTGCCTGCCGACCTGCGCGCCCGCTTCCTGCACGTTGCCGAACTGCTGGAAGCTTTCGGGCCGCAAGAAGTGGGAATGCCGCATGTCCGGCCCGTGGAGGGCAAGCTGTGGGAAATGCGGATGCGGGGGCGTGATGGCATCGCCCGTGCCTTGTATGCCGCCGTTCATGGACGCACGCTGGTGGTGCTGCATGTCTTCGTGAAGAAGACTCAGGCCACGCCACGCGCAGCGATAGAGACGGCCAAGAAGCGATTGGAGGCTTTGACGTGAAGACTTTGAGGACCATCAAGCCGGAGATGCTGGGCGACGCCGCGACCCGCGCCGAATACGACGCAATGGCGGGTGAGTACGCCATCGCCCGCGAATTCATTGCCGCTCGCGCCCGTGCCGGCCTGTCGCAAACCGAGGTAGCCCAACGCATGGGAACCACGCAAAGCGCTGTTGCAAGAATCGAGAGCGGCAAGCGCTTTCCGTCCATGCGCACCGTCGAGAGATTCGCGCAAGCGGTGGGGGGGCGTGTGGTCCTGCGGATCGAGGGCCAAGTCGCATGACCTGGTTTCGCCGAGGGAAGCAGCGGATGCCTGCATCCCGCTGGAGCCCCGTTTGTGAGAGCGACGCCTTGTTTTCGCTGACCATGCGGAATTGCGAATGAAAGAGCGCCGCATCGGACGCCGGCCTGGCCTAGCCCTGCCCTTTACCCGAAAAATTAGGACTGGACTTTCTTGATCGAACCGATTATGGTTCGGTATGAATGAGCAAAACCAAGTCAAGCGAGCGCTGAGACAGCAAGCCTCGATTGAGGTTATCCGGGAGCTGTTGGCGGGCAAGGAGCATCGAAGTCTATCCTCGGTTGCCGAGTCGATTTGTCAGCACTTCGGCTTGCGTGATGCCCGCGGGCGTAGCCAGATCGCAGGCTGCGTCAAGGCGCTGCGTGAGCAATCCTCACAAGTTAGCATATCAGCATATTGCGCGGCAGGCCTTGTGTCGGCTGCGCTCCTGCGGCAAAATAGAGCTGTAACCAATTGTTTATAAAGGAGAATCGCATGACGGCCTGAATATGCCAACATACTTGGTAAGCTCTCCAAGTATCTGTTTTCTCAAGAGTTGCTCCAAGTGGCTCGCCTCGACCCCAAACACTTCACCCGCTGCCGTACCCTCACCCTGCCAACCGTCCTCAGTTTTCTGCTCTCCAGCGTCCACGCCGCCGTCCAGTCGGAACTCGATCAGTTCTTCGCCAACCTGCGCAATCGCGCCGACTCGGTCCGTGAGGTCACCGCTCAAGCCTTCTACCAGGCACGTTACAAGATCAACGCGCTGGTGTTCGGCGAGGTCAATCAGCACCTGATGGGACTGGTGGAGGAACACTTGCCGATCCCGCGCTGGAGAGGCTTTCGGGTGGTCGCTGTGGATGGCAGCGCGGTTCGCCTGACGATGATGAAGGACAACGTCCGGTCGATCGTCACAGGCATGGCTTTCGGCCTCTACCTGCCGGGGATCGAGCTGTTCCTGAACTTCCGCCTGCATGAGCCTTTGTCC from the Accumulibacter sp. genome contains:
- a CDS encoding thioredoxin domain-containing protein, which encodes MQSAVLPGSEPFALPLQERLARALAGRPAGRAPRTQHSDERGRPRFSNRLLLESSPYLLQHAHNPVNWFPWGDEAFAEAARLARPVFLAIGYSTCHWCHVRENESFADAEIARFLNTHYVAVKVDREERPDIDAIYMSAVQQLTGSGGWPMSVWPNAAREPFFAGSYFPPRDGERGARLGFVSLLNGLSDILSDASGGFPSATDADSKGVEGRFFVWSEGEIRHELASLGEATSTRFLEHYGVRRGGTWQGSTILHVPQPDEQAWAALAGARARLREVRARRVQPQRDEKVLASWNGLMISALAQAGRILDHAPYVLAAARAAEFALTRLRGAGGRLQRCYTDGQARQNAFLDDHVFLVAGLIDLYEATFEPRHLREALLLAEATEDLFADPAGGWFMTSPRAGKPDRTREACLRWRRAIRHIGCPDERAAPGRLHRRRELAAACRPCAVRPCGGTCGAAVQHERGAARDRVPRLHGPRDRARLA
- a CDS encoding DNA-3-methyladenine glycosylase I, yielding MSAVTPDRPSVTAPRASEEQPVRCFWCQQSALLIDYHDHEWGQPVTDDCRLFEKICLEGFQSGLSWLTILRKRESFRRAFAGFDPRVVAAFGESEVQRLLLDETIVRHRGKILAAINNARRALALQERFGSLSAYFWRFEVDVAGRPPVPTREYLQTLSQCPESVALARDLRQKGWTFVGPTTVYAFMQAMGLVNDHQNDCHVGQALRASRQARQPPCVGP
- a CDS encoding tyrosine-type recombinase/integrase codes for the protein MNRERLTPDRIRRLTLPEGAGQSFTWDTDAPRLAVRVTAGAKSFIFESKLNRQTVRVTIGDVRAWTLSAARDEARRLQTMIDQGMDPRQEKRDRIAAAAAKIAEEEAKKVELERIATPAMEAWQKYIEARRANWSARHLLEHETVVKEGGELRTQGRRPGESDKTLPGILRPLLALPLEQIDADCVRAWLKDEATHRPTYARLSFALLRAFLNWCSDRPEYRDQVRADACITRMAKDELPKKIAKDDCLQREQLPAWFAAVRRIGNPIIAAYLQTALLTGARREEVAGIRWEDVDFQWRSMTIKDKVDGERTIPLTPYVASLLAALPRRNEWVFSSVTAASGRLQEPRIQHNKAVTTAGLPALSIHGLRRSFGTLAEWVECPAGVSAQIMGHKPSATAEKHYRVRPLDLLRMWHTKIEGWILEQAGIGQPTDDARPGFRVVNAA
- a CDS encoding type II toxin-antitoxin system RelE/ParE family toxin, whose protein sequence is MSQWTVKVCALAEPELLALPADLRARFLHVAELLEAFGPQEVGMPHVRPVEGKLWEMRMRGRDGIARALYAAVHGRTLVVLHVFVKKTQATPRAAIETAKKRLEALT
- a CDS encoding helix-turn-helix domain-containing protein — encoded protein: MKTLRTIKPEMLGDAATRAEYDAMAGEYAIAREFIAARARAGLSQTEVAQRMGTTQSAVARIESGKRFPSMRTVERFAQAVGGRVVLRIEGQVA